A part of Rhinolophus ferrumequinum isolate MPI-CBG mRhiFer1 chromosome 11, mRhiFer1_v1.p, whole genome shotgun sequence genomic DNA contains:
- the NEU3 gene encoding sialidase-3 isoform X1, whose product MEEVTSCSFNSPLFQQEDRRGVTYRIPALLYVPPTHTLLAFAEKRSTSRDEDALHLVLRRGLRTGHAVQWEPLKPLMEAILPGHRTMNPCPVWEQSSGRVYLFFICVWGHVTERQQILSGRNAARLCFICSQDSGSSWSSVRDVTEEVIGPEVKRWATFAVGPGHGIQLQSGRLVIPAYVYYMPYRLFCFRLPCKARPHSLMIYSDDLGATWHHGRLIKPLVTVECEVAEVTGRAGHPVLYCSARTPKRSRAEALSTDHGECFQRPTLSQQLCEPPHGCQGSVVSFRPPESTRGCQDLTSKDEPTIQQSPLLDSSQGLERNAGTRSESWLLYSHPTNRKRRLNLGIYLNRTPLEAACWSQPWILHWGPCGYSDLAALEDGLFGCLFECGIKRECEQIAFRLFTDREVISHVQGDCPSPGSNSEPIENELA is encoded by the exons ATGGAAGAAGTGACATCGTGCTCCTTCAACAGCCCTCTGTTCCAGCAGGAAGACAGGAGAGGGGTCACCTACCGGATCCCAGCCCTGCTCTATGTGCCCCCCACGCACACGCTCCTGGCCTTTGCAGAGAAGCGCTCCACGAGCAGGGATGAGGACGCTCTCCACCTGGTGCTGAGGCGAGGCCTGAGGACGGGGCATGCTGTACAG TGGGAACCCCTGAAGCCACTGATGGAAGCCATATTACCTGGCCATCGGACCATGAACCCCTGTCCTGTGTGGGAGCAGTCGAGTGGCCGTGTGTACCTATTCTTCATCTGTGTGTGGGGCCATGTCACCGAGCGTCAGCAGATTTTGTCAGGCAGGAATGCTGCCCGCCTGTGCTTCATCTGTAGTCAGGATTCTGGCTCTTCATGGAGCTCTGTGAGGGACGTGACCGAGGAGGTGATTGGCCCAGAGGTGAAACGCTGGGCCACGTTCGCTGTGGGCCCGGGTCACGGCATCCAGCTGCAGTCGGGGAGGCTGGTCATCCCTGCATATGTCTACTACATGCCTTACCGGCTCTTTTGCTTCCGGTTACCATGTAAAGCCAGGCCTCATTCCCTGATGATCTACAGTGATGACCTAGGGGCCACGTGGCACCACGGCAGGCTCATTAAGCCCCTGGTGACAGTGGAATGCGAAGTGGCAGAGGTGACCGGTAGGGCCGGCCACCCTGTGCTGTATTGTAGTGCCCGGACACCAAAGAGGAGCCGGGCAGAGGCTCTCAGCACTGACCATGGTGAATGCTTTCAGAGGCCGACCCTGAGCCAACAGCTCTGTGAACCCCCGCATGGCTGTCAAGGCAGTGTGGTGAGTTTCCGGCCCCCGGAGAGCACACGTGGGTGCCAGGACCTTACCAGCAAAGACGAGCCTACCATTCAGCAGAGCCCTCTGCTGGACAGCTCACAGGGGCTGGAGCGGAATGCTGGAACAAGGTCAGAGTCGTGGCTCTTGTACTCACACCCAACCAATAGGAAACGGAGGCTCAACCTAGGCATCTACCTCAACCGGACCCCCCTGGAGGCTGCCTGCTGGTCCCAGCCCTGGATCTTGCACTGGGGGCCTTGTGGCTACTCGGATTTGGCTGCTCTGGAGGACGGCTTGTTTGGGTGTTTGTTTGAGTGCGGGATCAAGCGGGAGTGTGAGCAGATTGCGTTCCGCCTGTTTACGGACCGAGAGGTCATAAGCCACGTGCAAGGGGACTGCCCCAGCCCTGGTAGCAACTCTGAGCCAATTGAAAACGAACTGGCTTAG
- the LOC117029742 gene encoding LOW QUALITY PROTEIN: olfactory receptor 2AT4-like (The sequence of the model RefSeq protein was modified relative to this genomic sequence to represent the inferred CDS: inserted 1 base in 1 codon), which translates to MQTTACSRSENYLVIFYRTASPLCQNPSSFLPSCLSPLLLLILVAVVAEPSLHKPMYFFLINLSALDILFTMSTIPKMLSLLLLGDHTLSFPACFLQMYVFHSFSCSEAFILVVMAYDRYVAICXPLHYPVLMTPQTNAALAASAWLTALLLPIPAVVQTSHMAFDSTAHIYNCFCDHLAVVQACCSDTTPQTLMGFCIAMVVSFLPLLLVLLSYARILASVLHISSREGRSKAFSTCSAHLLVVGTYYSSIAIAYVAYRADLPPDFHIMGNVVFSILTPVLTPLIYTLRNKDVKAAITEMARPGGPKNTRKS; encoded by the exons ATGCAGACTACAGCCTGTAGCAGATCAGAGAACTACTTGGTCATCTTCTACCGTACGGCTTCCCCCCTCTGCCAGAATCcctcttccttcctaccttcttgtctttctcctcttctacTGCTCATCCTGGTGGCTGTGGTGGCAGAGCCCAGCCTCCACaagcccatgtacttcttcctgaTCAATCTCTCCGCCTTGGACATCCTTTTCACCATGTCCACTATCCCCAAGATGCTGTCCCTACTCTTACTTGGGGACCACACTCTCAGCTTCCCTGCCTGCTTCCTGCAGATGTACGTCTTCCACAGCTTCTCCTGCTCTGAAGCCTTCATCCTGGTGgtcatggcctatgaccgctatgtGGCTATCT CGCCCCTGCACTACCCTGTCCTCATGACCCCACAGACCAACGCTGCACTGGCAGCCAGTGCCTGGCTCACCGCCCTCCTCCTGCCCATCCCAGCGGTGGTGCAGACCTCCCACATGGCTTTTGATAGCACTGCTCACATCTACAACTGCTTCTGTGACCACTTGGCCGTGGTCCAGGCCTGCTGCTCTGACACCACGCCCCAGACCCTCATGGGCTTCTGCATCGCCATGGTGGTgtccttcctgccccttctcctggTGCTTCTCTCCTATGCCCGCATCCTGGCCTCAGTGCTTCACATCAGCTCCCGAGAAGGCCGCTCAAAAGCCTTCTCCACCTGCAGCGCCCACCTGCTGGTGGTTGGCACCTACTACTCATCCATTGCCATAGCCTACGTGGCCTATAGAGCTGACCTGCCCCCTGACTTCCACATCATGGGCAACGTGGTGTTCTCCATTCTCACACCTGTCCTCACCCCTCTGATCTACACGCTGAGGAACAAGGATGTCAAAGCAGCCATCACCGAAATGGCACGTCCAGGGGGCCCAAAGAATACTAGGAAATCTTGA
- the NEU3 gene encoding sialidase-3 isoform X2, with product MEAILPGHRTMNPCPVWEQSSGRVYLFFICVWGHVTERQQILSGRNAARLCFICSQDSGSSWSSVRDVTEEVIGPEVKRWATFAVGPGHGIQLQSGRLVIPAYVYYMPYRLFCFRLPCKARPHSLMIYSDDLGATWHHGRLIKPLVTVECEVAEVTGRAGHPVLYCSARTPKRSRAEALSTDHGECFQRPTLSQQLCEPPHGCQGSVVSFRPPESTRGCQDLTSKDEPTIQQSPLLDSSQGLERNAGTRSESWLLYSHPTNRKRRLNLGIYLNRTPLEAACWSQPWILHWGPCGYSDLAALEDGLFGCLFECGIKRECEQIAFRLFTDREVISHVQGDCPSPGSNSEPIENELA from the coding sequence ATGGAAGCCATATTACCTGGCCATCGGACCATGAACCCCTGTCCTGTGTGGGAGCAGTCGAGTGGCCGTGTGTACCTATTCTTCATCTGTGTGTGGGGCCATGTCACCGAGCGTCAGCAGATTTTGTCAGGCAGGAATGCTGCCCGCCTGTGCTTCATCTGTAGTCAGGATTCTGGCTCTTCATGGAGCTCTGTGAGGGACGTGACCGAGGAGGTGATTGGCCCAGAGGTGAAACGCTGGGCCACGTTCGCTGTGGGCCCGGGTCACGGCATCCAGCTGCAGTCGGGGAGGCTGGTCATCCCTGCATATGTCTACTACATGCCTTACCGGCTCTTTTGCTTCCGGTTACCATGTAAAGCCAGGCCTCATTCCCTGATGATCTACAGTGATGACCTAGGGGCCACGTGGCACCACGGCAGGCTCATTAAGCCCCTGGTGACAGTGGAATGCGAAGTGGCAGAGGTGACCGGTAGGGCCGGCCACCCTGTGCTGTATTGTAGTGCCCGGACACCAAAGAGGAGCCGGGCAGAGGCTCTCAGCACTGACCATGGTGAATGCTTTCAGAGGCCGACCCTGAGCCAACAGCTCTGTGAACCCCCGCATGGCTGTCAAGGCAGTGTGGTGAGTTTCCGGCCCCCGGAGAGCACACGTGGGTGCCAGGACCTTACCAGCAAAGACGAGCCTACCATTCAGCAGAGCCCTCTGCTGGACAGCTCACAGGGGCTGGAGCGGAATGCTGGAACAAGGTCAGAGTCGTGGCTCTTGTACTCACACCCAACCAATAGGAAACGGAGGCTCAACCTAGGCATCTACCTCAACCGGACCCCCCTGGAGGCTGCCTGCTGGTCCCAGCCCTGGATCTTGCACTGGGGGCCTTGTGGCTACTCGGATTTGGCTGCTCTGGAGGACGGCTTGTTTGGGTGTTTGTTTGAGTGCGGGATCAAGCGGGAGTGTGAGCAGATTGCGTTCCGCCTGTTTACGGACCGAGAGGTCATAAGCCACGTGCAAGGGGACTGCCCCAGCCCTGGTAGCAACTCTGAGCCAATTGAAAACGAACTGGCTTAG